One genomic window of Geodermatophilus sp. DSM 44513 includes the following:
- a CDS encoding DUF5318 family protein, translated as MPGRRSVVDYALQRRAVLADVYAGRTGLSEVCDASPYLTRAARYHGQPTDLTCPVCRRERLTLVSYVYGDRLGPTAGQAKTPVELARMDGAQEEFSVYAVQVCRGCGWNHLDCSYLLGAEPDPERQPRRSRRRAATE; from the coding sequence GTGCCCGGACGTCGATCCGTCGTGGACTACGCGCTGCAGCGGCGCGCCGTCCTCGCCGACGTGTACGCCGGCCGCACCGGGCTCTCCGAGGTGTGCGACGCCAGTCCCTACCTCACCCGGGCGGCCCGGTACCACGGTCAGCCGACCGACCTCACCTGCCCGGTGTGCCGCCGGGAACGGCTCACGCTGGTCAGCTACGTCTACGGGGACCGGCTGGGCCCCACGGCCGGCCAGGCGAAGACGCCGGTGGAGCTGGCCCGGATGGACGGGGCGCAGGAGGAGTTCTCCGTCTACGCCGTCCAGGTCTGCCGGGGCTGCGGCTGGAACCACCTGGACTGCTCCTACCTGCTGGGCGCCGAACCGGACCCGGAGCGCCAGCCGCGCCGGTCACGGCGGCGGGCGGCCACCGAGTAG
- a CDS encoding PadR family transcriptional regulator, translating into MLEFAILGLLHQSPMHGYELRKQLAQVLGGLRSISYGSLYPALKRLHAAGYVSTDEPDPRAPLPADAPPLTGRRGKVVYTITAEGKERFHELVGQTGPETYDDGGLFGVRLAFFRHTAADVRLRVLEGRRRAVERQREGLRASLARTRERLDRYTLELQRHGLDSVDREVRWLAELIDRELTDGQRPRDDGAEPGGPPAAGTPPRS; encoded by the coding sequence GTGCTCGAGTTCGCCATCCTGGGCCTGCTGCACCAGTCGCCCATGCACGGCTACGAGCTGCGCAAGCAACTGGCCCAGGTGCTCGGCGGGCTGCGCAGCATCTCCTACGGGTCGCTGTACCCCGCCCTGAAGCGGCTGCACGCCGCCGGGTACGTCAGCACCGACGAGCCCGACCCCCGCGCCCCGCTGCCGGCCGACGCGCCCCCGCTCACCGGCCGGCGCGGCAAGGTGGTCTACACGATCACCGCCGAGGGCAAGGAGCGCTTCCACGAGCTGGTCGGCCAGACCGGCCCGGAGACCTACGACGACGGCGGGCTGTTCGGCGTCCGGCTGGCCTTCTTCCGGCACACCGCCGCCGACGTGCGGCTGCGCGTCCTCGAGGGCCGCCGGCGCGCCGTGGAGCGCCAGCGCGAGGGGCTGCGCGCCTCCCTCGCCCGCACCCGCGAGCGGCTGGACCGCTACACCCTGGAGCTGCAGCGCCACGGCCTGGACTCCGTCGACCGCGAGGTCCGGTGGCTCGCCGAGCTCATCGACCGGGAGCTGACCGACGGCCAGCGACCCCGGGACGACGGCGCCGAGCCCGGGGGCCCGCCCGCGGCAGGGACACCGCCGCGGTCCTGA
- a CDS encoding inositol-3-phosphate synthase codes for MGSVKVAVVGVGNCAASLVQGVHYYRDADETASVPGLMHVRFGEYHVSDVQFVAAFDVDAKKVGRDLSEAIVASENNTISICDVPPLGVTVQRGTTLDGLGRYYREMVEESDEEPVDVVAALREAQADVLVCYLPVGSQQAAEFYAQCAIDAGVAFVNALPVFIAGTPEWAERFTAAGVPIVGDDIKSQVGATITHRVLAKLFEDRGVQLDRTMQLNVGGNMDFKNMLERERLESKKISKTQSVTSQVDRDMGAGNVHIGPSDHVPWLTDRKWAYVRLEGRAFGDVPLNLEYKLEVWDSPNSAGIIIDAVRAAKIAKDRGIGGPILSASAYFMKSPPVQYDDSTARDAVEAFIRGDAER; via the coding sequence ATGGGATCCGTCAAGGTCGCCGTCGTCGGCGTCGGCAACTGCGCCGCGTCGCTGGTGCAGGGAGTCCACTACTACCGCGACGCCGACGAGACCGCGTCGGTCCCCGGCCTCATGCACGTCCGGTTCGGCGAGTACCACGTGTCCGACGTGCAGTTCGTCGCGGCGTTCGACGTCGACGCCAAGAAGGTCGGCCGCGACCTGTCCGAGGCGATCGTGGCCAGCGAGAACAACACCATCAGCATCTGCGACGTCCCCCCGCTAGGCGTCACCGTGCAGCGCGGCACGACCCTCGACGGGCTGGGCCGGTACTACCGCGAGATGGTCGAGGAGTCCGACGAGGAGCCGGTGGACGTCGTCGCAGCACTCCGCGAGGCGCAGGCCGACGTCCTGGTCTGCTACCTGCCGGTGGGCTCGCAGCAGGCCGCGGAGTTCTACGCCCAGTGCGCCATCGACGCCGGCGTGGCCTTCGTCAACGCCCTCCCGGTGTTCATCGCCGGCACCCCGGAGTGGGCGGAGAGGTTCACCGCCGCGGGCGTGCCCATCGTCGGGGACGACATCAAGTCCCAGGTGGGCGCCACCATCACCCACCGGGTGCTGGCCAAGCTGTTCGAGGACCGCGGCGTGCAGCTGGACCGCACCATGCAGCTCAACGTCGGCGGCAACATGGACTTCAAGAACATGCTCGAGCGCGAGCGGCTGGAGTCCAAGAAGATCTCCAAGACCCAGTCGGTGACCTCGCAGGTCGACCGGGACATGGGCGCGGGCAACGTGCACATCGGCCCGTCGGACCACGTGCCGTGGCTGACCGACCGCAAGTGGGCCTACGTGCGCCTGGAGGGCCGCGCGTTCGGCGACGTGCCGCTGAACCTGGAGTACAAGCTGGAGGTCTGGGACTCCCCGAACTCCGCCGGCATCATCATCGACGCCGTCCGCGCCGCGAAGATCGCCAAGGACCGGGGGATCGGCGGACCGATCCTGTCGGCGTCGGCGTACTTCATGAAGAGCCCGCCGGTGCAGTACGACGACAGCACGGCCCGCGACGCCGTGGAGGCCTTCATCCGGGGCGACGCCGAGCGCTGA